The following DNA comes from Blattabacterium cuenoti.
ATAGAAGTTCGTTCTTATAGAAGATACAAAGAACTTAAAAAAAGAGGAGTAGACATTACATATGAAGAGGTTAAAAAAAATATTTCTCAAAGAGATTTTATGGATACTTCTCGTAAAATTTCTCCACTCAAAAAATCTATAGATTCTATAGAAATAGATAATACATTTCTCAGTATAGAAGAACAATTGAATTTTGTATTTAGACTAATAAATAATCAACATCTTTTATAAAATAAAAAAATATAATGATCAATCATATGAAATTATTAAATGGAAAAATAGCTATAGTTACAGGTGGATCTGGAGATATAGGAAGATCCATCGTAAAAACTTTTTATAAACATGGAGCCAATATTATTTTTACATTTTTTTCATCTGAAAAAGAAGCAAAACAATTGGCTTTTGAACTAAAAAGTTCGGTAGAAGCATATCAAATTGATCTTTCAAATTTAAGTTCATCCGAAAATTTAGTAAAAAAAGTTATAAAAAAATATGGAAGTATAGATATATTGGTAAATAATGCCGGTATTATAAAAGATAATTTTTTACTAAAAATATCAAAAGAAGATTGGGATTCTGTAATAAAGACTAATTTATATTCTGTTTTTAATTTAACCAAATATGCTATTTATCCAATGATAAAACAAAAAAAAGGAAGTATCATAAATATGAGTTCTGTTATAGGAATAACAGGAAATATTGGACAATCTAATTATGCAGCATCTAAAGCAGGAATTATTGGGTTTACTAAATCTATAGCTAGAGAATTAGGTAAAAAAAATATTCGTTGTAATGCTATAGCTCCTGGATATATTACTACAAAATTGAATTCTCATCTTCAATCTAAAATAAAAAAAAATTGGATAAAAAACATTCCATTAAAAAGACCAGGAACCCCTCAAGATATAGCTAATTGCACTTTATTTTTAGCTTCAGATTTATCTAATTATATTACTGGTAGTGTTTTAAATGTGAATGGAGGACTCATTTAAATTATCATAATTAATAATGTATTCAAATAAAAAAATTGTACAAAGTTTAGGTGAAATTTTAAAAGCAAAATCGATATTTAATATCGTAATATCTCCAGGATCTAGAAATGCCCCTATTATTATACATTTTACGCAATACAATATTTTTAATACCTATAGCATTGTAGATGAACGTTGTGCTGCTTTTTTTGCCTTAGGAATTGCACAAAACATAAAAAAACCTGTAGTTCTTAGTTGTACATCTGGATCTGCTGTTGTTAATTATTATCCAGCAGTTACAGAAGCCTTTTATCAAAGAATTCCACTTATTTTGATTACTGCAGATCGTCCAAAAGAAATCGTAAATGTATTTGAAGGACAATCTATTCATCAGGAAAATATTTTTCATCATCATGTAGAAATATCTGTTCAACTTACAGAAAATGAATCTAAATCATCTTTATGGTACAATGATAGATTAATTAATGAATCCATAAACAAATGTATTTTTAAAAAAAAACCTATACATATTAATATTCCTTTTTCAGAACCACTTTATAAAACTACAGATCGTTTACAAGTAAAACCTAAAATTATAAAAACTATTCCTATAAAAAATTATATTGAAAAACCTAAATATTATGAAAAAGAAAAATATCTATGGAATAAATATAAAAAAAAAATGATTTTATTAGGATTATTTTATCCAGAAAAAAATATGAAAAATATTTTAAGAAAATTAAGTATAGATCCTTCTATTGTTATTTTTACGGAAACTACTTCTCATATATATGGAAAACTTTTTTTCTCAAATATAGATCAACTTATTTTTAGTATGACCATTCAAGAATGGAAAAATCTAAAACCTCATATTTTACTAACTATAGGAATAAATATTATATCCAAAAAAATAAAATTCTTTTTAAGAAAATTTCCACCAGTATATCATTGGCATATAGGAAGTAATTATGAAAATTATCCAGATACTTATTATAAATTAACCACTTATTGGCCTATAAATCCAGAATTATTTTTTAAAATTTTTTATAATAATTCTATTTATCAATGTACTTCAGACTATAGATATAAGTGGGATCAGTTAAGAAAAAAAAGAATAAAAAAACATAAATTTTTTTTAAAAAAAGAAAAAAGTTTTTCAGATCTAAAAGTCCTTTTTTTTGTGTTTAAAACTATTCCTAATAATTCTATTCTTCAATTAGGAAATAGTATGATAATAAGATATTATCAACTTTTTGAAAAAAAAAAATGTACTATTCAATCTTATTGTAATCGTGGAACTTCAGGAATAGACGGATGTGTTTCAACTGCTATAGGTACTTCGGTAAGTAGTAAAAAAAGAGTTACATTAATTATTGGAGATATAAGTTTTTTTTATGATAGCAATGCTTTATGGAATAATTATATTCCAAAAAATTTCAGAATTATACTTATAAACAATAGAGGAGGGAATATTTTTCGATTTATATCAACAAAAAAATTACCTAAAATAACATTGAATTTTTTCGAAACAAAACATATTTTTTCTGCAGAAAAAATATGTGAAATGTATAACTGGGAATATGAAAAAGTATCCAATCAATCTTCATTAAAAAAAAGTTTATCTTCTTTTTGGAAAGAATCAGATTTTCCTTGTTTATTGGAAATAAATACTTATAAATATAATAATTCAAAAATTTTGAAAAAATATTTATCTTATTTATCTTCTTAATGTTATAAGAAAAATATCCCATAAAACTTTAATTCTAGAAAGAATTTCTCTTATGTGCATTTTACTGTCAAAAGACAGACTTTTAGCATTAAATCCAATAACATCTAATCCTAAACAATTTCCAATAAAAATAGCTCTTTCATTATGAAATTTTTGAGATATAATCGTAAACTTTTTTTGATTAAAAATTTTATAAACTCTAAAAATTGAGTGTAAAGTGTTAATTCCATAAAAATCCTCATATATAAAATGAGAAGAAATTCCTTTTTTTATCAATTCATTTTTCATCATATTCGGTTCGTTATAATTTTTATCTATATTATCCCCGCTTACAATGATATAACGTATTTTTTTGTGATGAAAAAGAAATAAAACTGCATCCATTCTATACTTAAAATAAACATTTATCCCTCCTCCATGTAAATATTTTGAAGTACCAAGAACTACTCCAAATGTATTATATGGAATATAATCTATATAATCGTAATTCTTTTTTACTGACCATAAGCTGATTCCAAAATAACAAAAAAGAATAGATGAAATTATAATAAAAAATATGCGTTTAATTTTTTCTAAAAAACACAATCATATTGTTGTCTAAATAGAATCATCCTCTATCACCCATTTTCCTTTCTCTAAAAAAGATTCTACTTGTTTGAATTTAATATTTTTAGTTTCTCCTGTAATTAAATGACGAATATTTATTCTATTATTTCTACCTAATTTTTTTCCATTTTTTCCTTTCATCATTAATAAATAATTCATATTAATATGATTTTTTGGAATACATAAAATATTTCCTATTACTATAGTAGATTTTAATAAGAAGGAAATAATCGTCCTATTAATATCATAAACTCTTTCTTGAAATAAATGGAAAGCATTTTGTTTATAAACAATAAGAGGATCTTTTTGTTCAAAAACTGCATTTTGCACAGTATATCGTAAATTATCCATTTCTCGTAAATGTTCTTTCCATTTTTCATCCATAAAACACAATATAGTTTTTTTTTCAAATATTGATAATAAAGATTTTCCTTTAGTAGAATCAAATCTTTTCATATCAGATATAGTAATAATATTTTGAAATCCATCTGTGAAAATAACCTGTATTTGATAATCTTCTTTATTTTTCATAAAAATATTAGATATAATAGGGTTTATTTCTTGATGAATCATTTTTTCCTTTTTTTTATCATAAAAATTTACAATAATATCATGAAGTTTATTTATAATATCTCGTTCTTTGCATGATAAAAAATTTCTTTCTTCAAAAGGAAATTGAATTCCAAAAATTTTTAAAAATTCATATTCTAAATTTTTAAAATCATTCATAGATTTATTGATACTGATCATTACATCCAATAAAACATAAATCATGTTAGAAATATCTAAATTTAATTCTTCTCCACACAATGCATTTTTACGTTTTTTATAAATAAATTCTCTTTGTTTATTAATAACATCATCATAATTCAATAAACGTTTTCGTATGCTGAAATTATTATCTTCTATTCTTTTTTGTGCTTTTTCAATAGATTTTGTTAAT
Coding sequences within:
- the fabG gene encoding 3-oxoacyl-[acyl-carrier-protein] reductase, producing the protein MKLLNGKIAIVTGGSGDIGRSIVKTFYKHGANIIFTFFSSEKEAKQLAFELKSSVEAYQIDLSNLSSSENLVKKVIKKYGSIDILVNNAGIIKDNFLLKISKEDWDSVIKTNLYSVFNLTKYAIYPMIKQKKGSIINMSSVIGITGNIGQSNYAASKAGIIGFTKSIARELGKKNIRCNAIAPGYITTKLNSHLQSKIKKNWIKNIPLKRPGTPQDIANCTLFLASDLSNYITGSVLNVNGGLI
- the menD gene encoding 2-succinyl-5-enolpyruvyl-6-hydroxy-3-cyclohexene-1-carboxylic-acid synthase, whose product is MYSNKKIVQSLGEILKAKSIFNIVISPGSRNAPIIIHFTQYNIFNTYSIVDERCAAFFALGIAQNIKKPVVLSCTSGSAVVNYYPAVTEAFYQRIPLILITADRPKEIVNVFEGQSIHQENIFHHHVEISVQLTENESKSSLWYNDRLINESINKCIFKKKPIHINIPFSEPLYKTTDRLQVKPKIIKTIPIKNYIEKPKYYEKEKYLWNKYKKKMILLGLFYPEKNMKNILRKLSIDPSIVIFTETTSHIYGKLFFSNIDQLIFSMTIQEWKNLKPHILLTIGINIISKKIKFFLRKFPPVYHWHIGSNYENYPDTYYKLTTYWPINPELFFKIFYNNSIYQCTSDYRYKWDQLRKKRIKKHKFFLKKEKSFSDLKVLFFVFKTIPNNSILQLGNSMIIRYYQLFEKKKCTIQSYCNRGTSGIDGCVSTAIGTSVSSKKRVTLIIGDISFFYDSNALWNNYIPKNFRIILINNRGGNIFRFISTKKLPKITLNFFETKHIFSAEKICEMYNWEYEKVSNQSSLKKSLSSFWKESDFPCLLEINTYKYNNSKILKKYLSYLSS
- a CDS encoding SanA/YdcF family protein, whose product is MCFLEKIKRIFFIIISSILFCYFGISLWSVKKNYDYIDYIPYNTFGVVLGTSKYLHGGGINVYFKYRMDAVLFLFHHKKIRYIIVSGDNIDKNYNEPNMMKNELIKKGISSHFIYEDFYGINTLHSIFRVYKIFNQKKFTIISQKFHNERAIFIGNCLGLDVIGFNAKSLSFDSKMHIREILSRIKVLWDIFLITLRR